A stretch of the Deltaproteobacteria bacterium genome encodes the following:
- a CDS encoding c-type cytochrome, with protein MKTRIGVSTRGRLRWSLCAGLLASLPGLWSVAWAQQPAAAPPKLSEPEFNKAKQIYFDRCAGCHGTLRAGATGPAVSDKRAQELGNEGLEIILTKGTPGGMPAWGKSGILSADEIKLLANYLQLPPPEPPQRGLKDIKESWKLFVPVDKRPKSVQTKRNWENYFGVIMRDAGKVAIVDGDKKEQVAVIDTGFAVHILRSSSTGRYFYAIGRDGRVSMIDLWPDKPTLVAQVQGCYDARSVEASKYKGFEDKLVIEGCYWPPQYVVLDGQTLEPKTVVDVLTPTYDTKEALKEVRVASIIPAHDGPYWIVSLKESGYVAIVDYSKPGFPMTSKIATERFLHDGGWDKTKRYFMVAANMRNSIVVVDAKEKKLVTKFETGIKPHPGRGANWEDPEFGSVNGTVHIGEGRLVVYGADPAGKPEHAWKVVRNLKLPATGGLFLKTHPKSQWVWMDSPLSNDSKAIANVCVYSKKDGSIEKCFQTANQGRAVHFEYNKDGNEVWVSSWDKNGELVVYDDASLEEKARITGDWVVTPTGKFNVFNTAHDVY; from the coding sequence CTGGAGCCTGTGCGCGGGCTTGCTGGCCAGCCTGCCCGGGTTGTGGAGCGTCGCCTGGGCGCAGCAGCCGGCCGCCGCGCCGCCAAAGCTCTCAGAGCCGGAGTTCAACAAGGCCAAGCAGATCTATTTCGACCGCTGCGCCGGTTGTCACGGCACACTGCGCGCCGGTGCCACCGGGCCAGCAGTCAGCGACAAGCGGGCGCAGGAACTCGGCAACGAGGGGTTGGAAATCATCCTGACCAAGGGCACCCCCGGAGGCATGCCGGCGTGGGGTAAGTCCGGAATCCTTTCGGCGGATGAGATCAAACTGCTGGCCAACTATCTCCAGCTGCCGCCGCCCGAGCCACCCCAGCGCGGGCTGAAGGACATCAAGGAGAGCTGGAAGCTGTTCGTCCCCGTCGACAAGCGCCCGAAGAGCGTGCAGACCAAGCGCAACTGGGAGAACTATTTCGGCGTCATCATGCGCGATGCCGGCAAGGTGGCGATCGTCGACGGCGACAAGAAGGAGCAGGTAGCGGTCATCGATACCGGCTTCGCCGTGCACATCCTGCGCTCCTCCTCCACCGGCCGCTACTTCTACGCCATTGGCCGGGATGGCCGGGTCTCGATGATCGATCTGTGGCCGGACAAACCCACCTTGGTAGCGCAGGTACAGGGCTGCTACGATGCCCGCAGCGTCGAGGCCTCGAAGTACAAGGGCTTCGAAGACAAGCTGGTCATCGAGGGCTGCTATTGGCCGCCGCAGTACGTCGTCCTCGACGGCCAGACGCTCGAGCCCAAGACCGTCGTCGACGTGCTGACTCCGACCTACGATACCAAGGAAGCGCTCAAAGAAGTGCGCGTCGCCTCGATTATCCCGGCCCACGACGGCCCTTACTGGATCGTCAGCCTCAAGGAGTCAGGCTACGTGGCGATTGTCGATTACTCCAAGCCCGGCTTTCCCATGACCTCGAAGATCGCGACCGAGCGCTTCCTCCATGACGGCGGTTGGGACAAGACCAAGCGCTACTTCATGGTCGCGGCTAATATGCGCAACAGCATCGTGGTGGTCGACGCGAAAGAGAAGAAGCTGGTCACCAAGTTCGAGACCGGCATCAAGCCGCATCCCGGCCGCGGCGCCAACTGGGAAGACCCGGAGTTTGGCTCGGTCAACGGCACCGTCCACATCGGTGAAGGCCGACTGGTGGTCTACGGCGCCGACCCGGCCGGCAAGCCGGAACACGCCTGGAAGGTGGTGCGCAACCTTAAGTTGCCTGCCACCGGCGGCCTGTTTCTGAAGACCCACCCGAAGTCACAATGGGTGTGGATGGATTCGCCGCTGAGCAACGACAGCAAGGCGATCGCCAACGTCTGTGTCTACTCGAAGAAGGACGGCAGCATCGAGAAGTGCTTCCAGACCGCCAACCAAGGCCGCGCGGTCCACTTCGAGTACAACAAGGACGGCAACGAGGTCTGGGTGTCCTCGTGGGACAAGAACGGTGAACTGGTGGTCTATGACGACGCCTCGCTCGAAGAGAAGGCACGCATCACCGGCGACTGGGTGGTGACCCCGACGGGCAAGTTCAACGTCTTCAACACCGCCCACGACGTTTACTGA